Part of the Pseudomonadota bacterium genome is shown below.
GGGCGTGGGCTGGGACGCCGTCTCCTACCAGCTCGTGATCGAGGACAACCCGAGCGAGCAGGAGCTCGACTCGACGATCAATTTCGTCGTGCCGGGCGAGCACGTCGCCGAGGGGCCCGAGTGCGCCTTCCGGCTCCGCGAGAACGGGGGCTACGCGGATCCGAACGGCGGCGAGCCGCAGGCGGTGTGGCCCGCGGAGGGGAGCGCCGAGATCCCGATCGTCGCGCCCGAGGCGCCGGTGGAGGTCGTCGTCGTGCCGATCCGGTACAACGCCGACGGCTCGGGCCGCACGCCGGACACCTCGCCGGGCGCGCTGGCCGCGTTCGCCGCGCGCTTCGAGTCGATGTACCCGACGGGCGCCGTCAGCGTGACCGCCCGGGAGCCGTTCGACTGGGACGGGGCGGTGCTCCCGGGGGGCGACGGGTGGGGCGAGCTGCTCGTCGCGATCACCGAACTCCGGGACTCCGACAGCGCGGCGTTCGAGGAGTACTACTACGGGCTGTTCGAGCCCGCGGACGCGTTCGGCTCGTACTGCAGCGGGGGGTGCGTCCTCGGCCTGAGCTACCTCGCGCCGGACGCGGGGTCGGCGTGGCTGCGCTCCAGCATCGGCATCGGCTTCGGAGGGGACGTCGCGGCGGACACGATGGTGCACGAGGTCGGCCACGCGCACGGCCTCGGGCACGCGCCGTGCGGCACGTCGGACGCCGATCCCGCGTTCCCGCACGCCGACGGCACGACTGGCGTCTTCGGTTACGACGACGAGTCCGGGCAGCTCATGTCGAGCGCGGCGTACGACTTCATGAGCTACTGCGATCCGGACTGGGTGAGCGACTTCCACTACCTCGCCCTGTACGATCGGATCGTCGACGTGAACGAGGCGGCGAAGGGCGCAGAGCCGGGCGACGAGCCGTGGCGCATCGTCCTCGACCGCGGCGACGGCACGGTCGCGCTCGGCCCGGCGATCCTCCTCCCGGCCGCCCCCTCGGGCCCGGCGCGGCGGATCGTCCTCCGCGACGCGTCGAGGGCGGAGCTGCGCTCGGTCGAGGGCCGGTTCCAGCCGTTCGCGGGCGCGGCCGGCGGGATCGTGCTGTTCCCCGCGCCGCCCCCCGGCGCCGCCTTCGTCGAGCTCGAGGGATACGCGCCTCTGCGGCTCTAGGGACCGGGGCGCACCTTCCCCGCGTCGGGCGTGAACAGCTTGCGGCCGCCCTTCTCGAACCCGGCGATCAGCTTCTGCCCGGCGGCGCCGACGATGTAGTCGGCGAAGGCCCGCGCGCCCTCGGCGTTGACGCCCTCGGCCCGGACCTCGATGACGTGGTACGGGTTCGCGAGCAGCGGATCGCCCTCCACCGCGACCGCGAGGTCGACGTTCTGCATCGAGTAGAAGGTGCCCGAGTCGGTGAGCGTGTACCCCCGCTTCTCGTTCGCGATGGTGAGCGTCGCGCCCATGCCCTGCCCCGCCTCGACGTACCAGCCGCCCTCGGGCGTGACCCCCGCCGCCTTCCAGAGCGCCATCTCCTTCTTGTGCGTGCCGGAGTCGTCGCCCCGCGAGACGAACACGGTCTTGCCCTCGGCGATCTTCTTCAGCGCCTCGGCCGCGGACGCGGCCTTCGCGCCCAGGGGGCCGTCGGGCGGCCCGACGAGGAGGAACTCGTTGTGCATGACCGCGAGGCGGCGCGCGCCGAACCCCTCGGCCATCAGCTTCTCCTCGGCCGCCGGCGCGTGGACGAGCAGCACGTCGGCCGCGCCCCTGCGCCCCATCGCGAGCGCCTCGCCCGTGCCGACCGCGACCGTCTTCACCTCGAAGCCGCTCTCCTTCTCGAACGCCGGGACGAGCGCGTCGAGCAGCCCCGTGTCGACGGTGCTCGTCGTGGTCGCGAGGATGACGGGGCGCTTCTCGGCGGGCGGCGCCTTCTCCTCCCCCTTGCAGGCCCCGTACGTCGCGGCGAGCACGAGGAGCGCGGCGGCGGCGGAGCGGACGGCGGCGGTTGCACGGATCTTCTTCGACATGTTCTCACCTCGTGTCCCGGATTTGACACGGCGTTCGGGTTTCTGGTAGTGACGCTGTGTCTCTCCGAGCATATCGTCTCGGAGGGAAGTATCATGCACGGACGGCGCCCCGCAACCGCGGTTTTCGCCGTCCGACAATCGAGGAGGGAAAGATGCGTATGACGTCCTGGATGGTTGCGGTTCTGTTCACGGCGCTCGGCGCCTTCGGCTGCGGCGACGACGACGGCGGCGGCAGCGCCGACACCGACACCGACACAGACACCGACACCGACACCGACACAGACACCGACACAGACACCGACACAGATTCCGACACCGACACCGACACCGATTCCGATTCCGACACCGATTCCGACGCGGACGGCGGCACCGCGGCTTCGCTCGACGTCGTCGTCGGCGACGCCGGCCCGGTCGAGGTCGACCTCGGCGACCTCACGACCACCTCGATCACCACGGAAGAAGACGGCGACTTCGACGTCGTCCTCCTGTCGGACATCCTGGCCGAGGCCGGGATCGCCTCCGGCGACCTCGCCGACTACACCCTGGACTTCGAGGCGGGCGACGGCTGGAGCCCCGAGGAGAGCGGGAACTGCACGGACATCGTGCCGATGGGAGCGGAGGACGCGGATCAGGGCGGCGTGGAGCCCGTGAGCCGCAACCTGCACTGGGACGGCACGCTCGCTCTCCCGGGCTGCATGAACGTCGACGACCTCGCGGTCATCTACGCGCACGCCCTGTAGAGCACGCGCCCGAACGCCAGCCGAAACCTAGAGCTTCACGACCTCGATGCGGGCGACCGACCTGAGCCACCTGTCCGCGGCGTGATCCCCGGGCAGCACGAGGTGGAACCTGCCGCCGTCGTCGATGGCGGTCCCGCTCTCCTGATCCGCGAGGAGGATAGGCGACGCGGCCGGCGCGTCGAAGATCTCCGCGGAGGAGAGCAGCACGCGGTAGCCGTCCGGCGCGGTGAGGAGGAGCGCGGTCGCCGGATCCGGCTCGACGCCCGCCTTCGCGAGCAGCTCCGACAGGGCGACCCCGGCGTAGCGCCGCGTCCCGTGGTAGCCGATCCCGTCGCCCGCCAGGATCGCCCGCACCTCGACGCGCGCGTACCCGTCGAGGCTCGTGAGCACGATCTCCTCCTTGCCGGGCACGGTGATCGCCGTCGACTCCGCCCAGAGCTTCTGGTGCCCCTCGCGCTTCACGGGGCGATCCGTCGCCGGGACGGGCTTCGGATCGACCACCTCGATCTTCGAGATCCCCTCGATGAACCTGTCGCCCCAGAAGTCGCGGGGGGCGACGAGCTTGGGGAAGACCGGCGTCCGCATGAGGACGTCGAGGCGCTCCCGGTACTCGTCGGGCCCGTGGCACCGCTCGCAGGGCTTGTGCGGCATCACCGGCTTCGACTCGAACGCGACGAGCGTCTCGGACGCGTTGCGGTAGTACACCTCGCCCCAGGAGACGACCGCGCGCTTCCCGGACGCGCCGATCAGGACGAACGCGAGATCCAGCGGTTTGTCGAACCCCGACGGGCCCTTGTCGATGACCGCCCGGTCGAGGAGCGTGCGCAAGGGGACGCCGCGCACGGTGTACGAGCCGTGGAACTCGCCGTCCCTGTGCACCTCGTTCGCGCGCGCCGAGATCGGCTCGAGGCGCCGCAGCTCGTCCGTCGTGAACGCCATCGGCGTCCGGACGAGCCCCTCGACCTTCAGCGCGACCGCATCCTCGGCCGTCGGTGTGGCGTGCGCCTCTTCTCCCGCGCCGGCCGCGGGCACGCCCGGGGGACAGCCGCCGCTCGCGCCGCAAGCGGTGACGGAAACGCAGAGGAGGATCAGGCTCGGGATGTTCTTCATGTGCACCTCGATTCTCGGCACAAGCGCCGCTGCACGAGTTATGCCCAATAAGACATAGCGGTCAAGACGGCGCGCGCTCGAATCAGAGGAGGCCGGAGATCGGCGGTCTTGGCGGGTCGTCCCCGCCGGCGTTCGGCGGAGGGAGGGGCGGAAGCTCTCCCTGGCGGCGCAGGCGCCCGGCCGAGGCGATGAACGCGACGAGCACCGAGAGCCCGACCGCGAGGCCGATGCCCGTCCCCAGGGTGTGGTCCAGCCCCAGGCAGCCGTTCTTGCGGCTCTCCACCAGGATGTACGTCACCGTCATGACCGTCATGAAGGACGCCGGCAAGGCCGCGATCCACCACAGGCGGCCCCGCCGCGCGAGGTACACGGCGCAGGCCCACAGGGTGACCGCCGCGAGCGTCTGGTTGGCCCACCCGAAGTAGCGCCAGATCAGGCCGAAGGGGACGAAGCTCAGCACGAGCGAGATCGCGAACATCGGCAGGGCGATCTTGTAGCGGTTCGCGATCCTGCGCTGCGGCAGCTTCAGGTAGTCCGCCGCGATCAGGCGGCCGGCGCGGAACGCGGTGTCCCCGGAGGTGATCGGCAGCACGATCACGCCGAGCACGGCCAGCACGCCGCCCACCACGCCCATCGTGCCGACGCACACCTCGTTGACCACCAGCGCGGGGTTGCGCCCGGGACCGAGCGCCTCGACGAGGCCGTCCACGCCGCCGTAGTACCCCGACGCGGCGGCCGACCAGACGAGCGCGATCAGCGCCTCGGTGATCATCGCGCCGTAGAAGACCAGGTGCATGCGCCGCTCGCTCTTCAGGCAGCGGGCCATGAGCGGGCTCTGCGTGGCGTGGAACCCGGAGATGGCGCCGCAGCTCACGGTGATGAAGATGATCGGCCAGGTGGCGACGCCGTCCGGGTGGAGGTTCGCGAGCGTGAGCTCGGGCAGCTGGATCCTCCCGAAAACGATCCCGCCCAGCAGGCCGACCACCATCACGAGGAGGCAGGCCCCGAGGAACGGGTAGACCCGCCCGATCAGCTTGTCGATCGGCAGCATCGTGGCGAAGACGTAGTACGTGAAGATGAAACCCATCACGATCCACATCCACAAGGAGCTCCCCTGGTACTGCGCCCCGAGCGCCTCGACCGCGCCCGGCCCGAGCCAGCCGCCGACGGTCTCGGCCGGGAGGATCTGCACGATCAGCCCGGCCGGGCCCTTCACGAACACCGTGCCCACGAGCACCATCAGGACGAGGATGAACAGCGTGGTCGCGTGGCGGGCCAAGGGCCCGAGGTGGCGGCCGATGATCTCCGGCAGGCCCGCGCCGTTGTTGCGCACCGAGACCGCGCCCGCGAGCATGTCGTGGACCGCGCCGCCCAGGATCGAGCCGAGAACGACCCACAGGAAGACCTGCGGCCCCCACATCGCCCCGAGGATCGGGCCGAACACCGGCCCCAGCCCCGCGATGTTGAGCAGCTGGATGAGGAACACGCGCCAGGTCGGCATCGCCACGTAGTCGACGCCGTCGGCGCAGGCGATGGCCGGGGTGGGGCGGCCGGGGTCCGGGGCGACGGATCTGGCGACGAGGCCGCCGTAGAAGAAGTACCCCGCGACGAGCAAGATCAATCCGGCGACGAAAAGGGTCATGGGCGCTCCTCGACTCGCGCGATGCGACGACAGGCTAGCACTCTCCGAAGCCGGCTGCCAAGTCGCCCGGAGTCGCCCGGAGAGGCCGCGCCGTCTGTTTGTGACCGGCTGCGGAAGCTGTTATGCTCGAACGCAGGCGGTGGGCGAACGCCACGCCGTGGTCCGAGGCGGACCGAGGAGAGGTAGAGTTTGGACGCGAAGGAATTGGCCCTCAAGATCGCCAGCGCAGCCCTCGACAAGCAAGCCATCACCATCGAGATCATCGACGTCGGGACCAAGGTCGACTACGCGAGCTACGTCGTGATCTGCTCCGGCCGCTCGGAGCGGCAGGTCGACGCGATCGCGACGGCGGTGGAGATCGCGCTCAAGCAGCTGAAGGTCTACCCGCTCGGGGTCGAGGGCCGCGAGGCGAACCAGTGGGTGCTCATGGACTACGGCGACGTCGTGTTCCACGTCTTCGAGGATCACACGCGCGGGTTCTACGACCTCGAGGGGCTGTGGATCGACGCGGCCCGCGTGCCGCTGCGGGCCGCCTCGGGCGCCTGAGCCCCGACCCCAAGTGCGGCTCAAGCTCGTCAGCGTCGGCAGGGAGCGCTCCGATCCGGCGGCGCCGCTCGTCGCCGAGTACGCGGCGCGGATCCGGAAGCTCGTCCCGTTCGAGGAGACCGTCCTCAAGATCGACTCCGACGCGCGCGTCGCCGAGCGGATGCGGCGCGAGGCTTCGAGGAGCGATCTCCTCGTGGCGCTCGACGAGCGCGGCGAGCAGCTCTCGTCGCGCGAGCTCGCGGCTCTCGTCGGCGGCTGGATGAACCGCGGGCTCTCCGAGGTGACGCTCGTCATCGGCGGCCCGGACGGCCTGCCGCCCGAGATCAAGGAGGCCGCGGGGCTGCGGCTCGGCCTCTCGAAGATGACGCTCCCGCACAGGCTCGCGCGCCTCGTGCTCGTCGAGCAGCTGTACAGGGCGCTGGCGATCCTGCGCAACGTGCCGTATCAGAAGTGACGCCTTGTCGATGCGGCGAGTGTCAAAAATTGGCAATGATTGACAGACCCTGTTCGCCTCGCCATATTTGAGAAGGGAAACAACTCGAAGAGGGAGAGAACCATGACGCTCAACGTCTCGCTCACGCCGCAACAGGAGGCGCGAATCCGCGACAGGATCAGCTCCGGAGAGTACGTATCCGCGAGCGAGGTGGTCCGCGCCGCGCTGCGGCTGCTCGATCAACAGGAAGAGTTGCGGAAGATGAAGCTCGAAGAGCTGCGAAAAGAGGTGATGCTCGGCGTCGCGCAGGCCGAGGCGGGAGAGGTCGAGACGCTCGACGCCGCGGCGATCGGCACGGTGAAGCGCCGGGGCCGCGAGCGGCTCGCTTCCTCGCAGAGAAAATCGAAATGACGAGCCTGGTTCTCACGCGACAAGCCAGGGCGGACCTGGACGAGATCTGGCTCTATGTAGCGCAAGACAGCCTCGAAGCCGCCGATCGCCTCGTCGACACGATCTTCGAGAAGTGCGGGCTCATCGCCGACTCTCCGCAGATCGGGAGGGAGCGGCCCGAGATAGCGGCCAGGGTTCGCAGCTTCCCGGTGAGGAGCTACCTGATCTTCTACCACGAGAAGGACGGGAGCGTGTTCGTGGACCGCGTGTTGAGCGGCTACCGTGATCTGCTCGCGGCGTTCGACGAATAGGTCTGAGAAAGTGTGCGGGCAGCTGTACAGGGCGCTGGCGATCCTGCGCAACGTGCCGTATCAGAAGTGACGCTTTTTCGATCTCGCCGTCGAGAACAAGCGTTCCACACTCGCCACGTCCGTTTGTGGTACCATCGGCACTCGAGAAGTGGCCCGCCGCGAAAGGAGCCGTCGCATGTCGCACGACGTCGCGTCGACGAATCGGGGTCGAACCGTCCGCTTCGTGTCCGCCATCGCGATCGTCGGAGCGCTCCTCTTGCCGGTCCTCGCCTCTGCGACACCGCCCACGCCGCTGAACGTCATGTTCGTGGCGAACGGCTGGTGCTCCCAAGAGGACGATATCGAAAACCACTTTCTCGATCTCGGCTACAACATCACACTGATCAAGGACTACAAGGTTAAGAGTTCGACGAGCTTCGCCGCGTACGACCTGATCGTGCTCACCGAGTCCGCGCCGCTCATGTCGGCCGCGGGTCTCAACGCGATCAAGGCGTCGGGGAAGCCGGTGCTGGTCGTGGAGTCGTGGACGTTTCTGTACGCATACCGGCTCGGGCTGACAACGTCGCCGATCGCCCGTCTCTCGGACGGGGACACGGTCACATCGTTGGTGGACGGGTTCACGGCGTTCACGAGCCGGGTCGGTGCCGAGGCGCTCGTGCACCAGACGCCCGCCCCGGTCTTCGGCGTCAACCCAACGCATGTGAAGTCCAACGTCACGCCGCTGTACCAGACCACCGGCTGCATGTCCGGGGTGGCGCTGTTCGCGGACTACACGAAGAAGATCGGGGTGACCGGCATCTCTGACACGGGGAGCTACACGATCGACGCGTGGAAGATGTTCGACATCCTGGTGCAGCAGATCGTGCCGACGCCGCCGGAGCGCGAGAAGATGGAAGAAGTGGCTCAGGCGTACGTGGACTCGGGGTTGTACTCATTCCTCGCGCAGGTCGAGTCGGACCTCCGGCAGCAGCCGGGCTCTTGGACGTTCGAGCAGGCCGAGGAAGAGGCTTGGCTGCTAACCACCGAGTGGCGGCTCGATGAATTGTGGGACAACACGCGGTCGAAGCTCAGCTGGACCTTCTACAACGCCGATGTGCCGCCGGAAGACTCCGTGGGGCCGTTTACGAGTTCGTACAACCATCCCCTTCGACCGAGTGCAACCTGTAAGAATTGTTTTCCGAATGACCCGTTGTATGACAATGCTGAAGCGGAGCACTGGTTTCTAGGGGAGTACTGGGATCCTGCGACAGAACTTCCTGTCCACAACGCCTACAACTGGTCTCAATATCATAGTGGCACAGATCTTGGTCTTGGAATGAGTGTGGCGATTAACGGGAAACAATACTACTACATGGGGGACACATTGAACTCCGCGTCGGGTCCAATGTGGTCCCGGAACGACTGCAAAATTGATTCACCCGCCCGTTGCGACGACATGATTGTCGTTTCCACTGACAACGACCCGACCGATGGCATCGATGTGTCACCCATTCTAGAGAGCCAGGAGGGCCTGGCCGGAGACTGGCGCTGGCGACCTATCGTGATCCCCGGCGTGCACACTGAGTTCTCACCGCAACTCCAGGATCTAGACGAGCCTTATTGGACCGATTGGCACGTTGAGCCGAAGTTCACCGCACCTACCGGTGTGGTGACGACTTGGATACCAATGAAAGTCGTTCTCAACGTTCCGTACAATCCAATAACAGTTACTCTGTATTTCCGAGGCGTCGTTCTTTGGTACGGAACCGCGATCAACCCGAGCGCTCACCCAAACGAGATTGTAGCGTTTGACGACGAGAATCCGACGCGTCGCCCGGCATCTTGGGTGGGGTGTTCGTACGACGGCTTCACCTTTCATGCATGCTACACCGACTTGGCAGGAGATGCCGTTCCGTTCTCCGTAGATGTTGCGCCTCCTCCAGCCGTGCCCCCTCCGTGGGAACCTACTGGCCAATACTCCTATCTCCCGGGAGAGCCGGCACGGTTCATCCAGGTCGCGGCGGTCGAGTTGACGGAAGAGGATTTCGATTCGACGTGTTCGGTAAATTCTTCGAGCGTGCTGTGCGGACTGTACGACGCGGGGCAAACGACGTCCCGCGGCGGTCTATTACTTTACGGCTCTGGACGACCGTATCGTAAGAGTGGTCTGTTCCTTGCGTTCATCAAGTGGAACGAGATTGGGCAGGTCGATCCGTACACAGGCAAGCCCATCGTAAGCTACTATTGGGCCGACCCGGAAGGGACAGATAGCGGGTGGTCTCCTGATGAGCAAGACGCAACGTCATTGATGGGCGATCCGCCGTGCGACAACTGGTTGCAGCCGAACTACGACTACACGGCACCGGACGCGAATCCGAATGGTGGATGCTGGCCGGCATTGCAGGATTGGAATACTCAGGCCGTGTTCGGCGAGATCTCGGCTCGCCTAGTCCGCTCCTCGGTCGAGAGCGTAGAATCCAAGATAGTGCTTCTCGGAAACGGATGGTGGGATCCCGACACTGACCCAAGCTACGTGGACAATCGCCTCCATTGGTACTTCGCCTGGAAGGCGCCGCTCTCCAACCCGGGAGATGGCGATTTTGCGGGCCTGACGCCTACCACGACGAAGACGGCTGGGTACGGCGCGTACATCATAGACGCGTTCAGCGATAGTCAGTACACGGGGAGTGACCCTGTATTGTGGCATACTATTTCAGTCTCGGACGGGACGTTGGACACTCCTTACGGTGTCTACACAGGCAGCGAGACGATCCCATGGCCGTGAGAAAGCAGACGTCCCTTTTCCTATACGTGTTGGGACTCGCCCTCATCTCCTGCAGCGACGGTGAAACGGCGCCAGACGGCGGCGCCGACGGTGGGACGGATAGCGCAACGGATACGGACACCGACACCGACACGGATGGGGATTCGGACGCAGACGCGGGAGAGGACGGCGGGACGAGCCACGAGGCTGTCGACGTCTCTGCCGGAAACGTCCACACCTGCGCCGTGATCGAAGGCGGCGACGTCAAGTGTTGGGGTTTCAAACAGTACGGTGCGTTGGGCTACGGTTACGACCTCGATGCCCTTCCCGGCGCGGACACCTCGTTGCCATCGACGTTGCCGTTCGTTGACGTGGGTGCCCCGGTGGAGCGCATCGTGGCGTCGGGCAAATTCACGTGCGCTCTGCTCGAAAGCCATGACATGCTCTGTTGGGGTACGAACGACTTCGGGCAGCTCGGACAGGCGGCGGTGGACACGATCGGAGTCATCGACGTACCCGCGGACTACGATCCCATCGCGCTGGACGGCCCCGTCGCGCAGGTGTCGGCCGGCGCCGCGCACGCGTGTGCTCTGTTGGAGAGTGGCGTTCTCAAGTGCTGGGGGAACAATAGCGACGGACAGCTGGGGGACGGGAACGGGGGCACCGGCCATCAGTCGTACACGCCGGTAGTGGCGCAGGTCGGGGGATCGGTCGTCCAGGTGTCCGCGGGTTCCTATCACACCTGCGCCGTGCTGGAGGGCGGCAACATCCTTTGCTGGGGAAACAGCGGTGCCGGCGAGCTCGGCTACGGCAACATCGAGAACGTCGGCGATGACGAGTTGCCATCCGACGTCGGCCCAGTGGACCTCGGCGGCTCGGCGGTGCAGGTCTCGTGCGGAACTTACCACACCTGCGCCCTGCTCGAATCCGGCGACGTCGTGTGTTGGGGCCTCGGGGAGTACGGGATGCTCGGCAATGGGAACACGGAAACGATCGGCGACAATGAAGTGCCCGCCGATGTCGGCCCCGTGGACGTCGGTGCGCCAGTACAGCAGATCACGCTCGGGGCGCACCATACCTGTGCTCTTCTTGTAGGCGGCGATGTGAAGTGCTGGGGACAGGGGGTTGGTGGTCAGCTCGGGTATGGCAATCCCGAGAACGTCGGCGACGACGAGGTGCCCGCCGACGTCGGTTTCGTCGACATCGGCGCGCAGGTCGTGGCGATCGACTCGGGACAGGGCGACACGTGCGTGCTGACGACAACCGGCACCATCCGGTGTTGGGGGGTAGACGACACGGGCGAGCTCGGCTACGGGGACCTCGGTTCTGGCGTCGTGTATATAGGCGACGACGAGACCCCGGCGAGCATGGGCGACGTACCGCTGTTTTAGTCGGTTCTGATCATCTGCATGGAATCATCAGTTACAGGCCCGAGAGGAGAGGGAATGAGCGGATCGAATCGAAAACCGGTGATGCTCGTGGTGATGGACGGCTGGGGGCTGGCGAAGCCGTCGGCGCACAACGCGATAACCCTCGCGCGGACGCCGGTGTTCGACGCGCTCTGGAAGGAGCGGCCGCATTCGCAGCTCGCCGCCCACGGCCGCGCCGTCGGCCTCCCGGACGGGCAGATGGGCAACTCCGAGGTCGGGCACTTGAACCTCGGCGCGGGCCGGATCGTGCCGCAGGACATCGTGCGGATCGACGACGCGGTCGCCGACGGCTCGTTCGCCGCGAACCCGGCGTTCAACGAGGCGATCGCGAAGATCCGGGCCGCGGGCGGCAAGGCGCACCTCATGGGGCTCTGCTCGCCGGGCGGCGTCCACAGCTCGCTCGAGCACCTGTACGCGCTCGTCGACCTGCTCGCGGGCGCCGGCCTCGAGGTGCGGCTCCACGCGATCACCGACGGCCGCGACACGCCGCCCTCCTCGGCGCGCGGCTACCTGAAGGAGATCGAGGCGCGGATCCGGGGCAAGGCGGAGGTCGCGGTCGTCGTCGGCCGCTTCTGGACCATGGACCGCGACAAGCGGTGGGAGCGCGTCGAGCGCGGCTACCTCGCGCACGTCCAGGGGCGGGGCGCGCTCCACGCGAGCGCGGACGAGGCGATCGCGGCGGCGTACGCGGCGGGCCAGACCGACGAGTTCGTCGAGCCGCGCGTGATCTGCGGCGCCGACGGCGCGCCCAAGGGCCGCATCGGGGACGGCGACGGCGTCTTCTTCTTCAACTTCCGCGCCGACCGGGCGCGCGAGATCACGCGGGCGCTCAACTTCGAGGGGTTCGACGGCTTCGCGCGCGAGGTCGTGCCGCGGCTCTCCGCGTACGTCTGCATGACCGAGTACGACGAGAGCTTCGGGCTGCCGATCGCGTTCGGGCAGCTCTCGATGCGGAACATCCTCGGCGAGCTGCTCGCCGCGCGCGGGCTCGGGCAGTTCCGGTGCGCCGAGACGGAGAAGTACGCGCACGTCACGTTCTTCTTCAACGGCGGGTCCGAGGCGCCGTTCCCGGGCGAGGAGCGGGCGCTCGTGCCGTCGCCGAAGGAGGTGGCGACGTACGACCTGAAGCCGCAGATGAGCGCGGCGCAGGTGACCGAGAAAGTGCTCGCGCGGCTCGCCGCGGCGGACGACGCCTTCGTCCTCGTCAACTACGCGAACCCGGACATGGTGGGCCACACGGGCGTCCTCGCGGCCGCGATCGTCGCCGCCGAGACCGTGGACCGGGAGGTCGGCAGGCTGTGCGAGGCGGTGCGCGCCAAGGGCGGCGCCTTGATCATCACGGCGGATCACGGCAACTGCGAGCAGATGCTCGACGAGGCGACAGGCGAGCCGCACACCGCGCACACCCTGAACCCGGTGCCGGTGGTCCTCGTGGACGACGCGCGGCCGGGCGTCGCCCTCCGGGACGGCGGCTCGCTGCGGGACGTCGCGCCCACGGTGCTCGAGCTGCTCGGCGTCGAGCGGCCGGCCGAGATGACCGGCCTCTCGCTCGTCTCGAGGTAGGCGGGATGACGTACAACTTCGATCCCGAGCGCTGGTTCGCGATGGAGGAGGCGGCGATCGAAACGCGCCGCCGCTCAGGCGAGCTCGACGAGGCGGCGTACGCCGCGGCGATGGACGACCTCGTCCGCCGCTACGAGGAGCTGATCGCCCGCCTCGACATCCGGTACGACTACAGCGAGCCGGGCGCGTGAAGCTCGAGATGCTTTCTCAGAAGGGGAAGATCGGGACGGCGCTCGCGGCGCCGGTCGTCGTGGCCCTCGCGGCGATCGCGGTGGTCGCGCCGTCGCTCGACGGCGGCTTCCTGAACTGGGACGACGACCGCTTCGTCGTGGAAAACGATCACGTCGAAAGGCTTTCCGCCGAGAACGTCGCGTGGGCGTTCTCGGGCGTCCGGTTCGAGCTGTACCAGCCGCTCTACCTCGTCTCGTTCATGGTCGACGGCTCGCTCTGGGGCGGCCGGCCGCTCGGCTACAGGCTGCACAACCTCGCCCTGTTCGCGGCGTGCGCGCTCCTCCTCTACGCGCTGCTCAGGCGGTTCGGCTTCGCGCGCCTCCCCGCCGCGATGGGCGCGCTCCTCTTCACCGTGGCGCCGTACAGGATCGAGTCGGTCGCGTGGATCTCGTCGCGCAAGGATCTCCTCATGCTGCTCTTCGCGCTCGTCGCGTGGCACCTGCACTCCGTCGAGGGCGCCTCCCGGCGCAAGGCGATCGCGTGGCGGGCGCTCGCGGCGCTCGCCTTCTGCGCCGCGCTCCTCGCGAAGTCCGGCGCGGTCGTCGTGCCCTTCATGATGCTCGTGGCGGACCTCCTCGTCCTGCGGCGGGGCGTGCGGCGCTCGCTCCTCGGCGCCCTGCCCTACGCGATCCCGGCCGCGCTCGCGGCGATCGC
Proteins encoded:
- the gpmI gene encoding 2,3-bisphosphoglycerate-independent phosphoglycerate mutase, producing the protein MSGSNRKPVMLVVMDGWGLAKPSAHNAITLARTPVFDALWKERPHSQLAAHGRAVGLPDGQMGNSEVGHLNLGAGRIVPQDIVRIDDAVADGSFAANPAFNEAIAKIRAAGGKAHLMGLCSPGGVHSSLEHLYALVDLLAGAGLEVRLHAITDGRDTPPSSARGYLKEIEARIRGKAEVAVVVGRFWTMDRDKRWERVERGYLAHVQGRGALHASADEAIAAAYAAGQTDEFVEPRVICGADGAPKGRIGDGDGVFFFNFRADRAREITRALNFEGFDGFAREVVPRLSAYVCMTEYDESFGLPIAFGQLSMRNILGELLAARGLGQFRCAETEKYAHVTFFFNGGSEAPFPGEERALVPSPKEVATYDLKPQMSAAQVTEKVLARLAAADDAFVLVNYANPDMVGHTGVLAAAIVAAETVDREVGRLCEAVRAKGGALIITADHGNCEQMLDEATGEPHTAHTLNPVPVVLVDDARPGVALRDGGSLRDVAPTVLELLGVERPAEMTGLSLVSR